One window of the Triticum dicoccoides isolate Atlit2015 ecotype Zavitan chromosome 3B, WEW_v2.0, whole genome shotgun sequence genome contains the following:
- the LOC119279395 gene encoding putative D-cysteine desulfhydrase 1, mitochondrial, with translation MVPNTSILRLFSPHVAIHRWTSTSAYRVAHTSSASQISSFLSKRVYTPPPWASDLSVIPSHNYTLGQFPTPIHKWNLPNLPKGTEVWIKRDDLTGMELSGNKVRKLEFLMADAVAQGADCVITIGGIQSNHCRATAVAAKYVNLDCYLVLVTSKLLVNEDPGLVGNLLVERLLGAHIDLVSKRDFVKIGGVALTDLLKKRLLEKGRKPYVISGGGSNSLGDWGYIEAVREIEQQIQLSGDVQFDDIVVACGSGGTVAGLALGSQLSSIKAKVHGFSVCYNPGHFYDNVQGLIDGLQPDLNSHDIVRIEDAKGLGYAMSTPEELKFVKDIAAATGIVLDPVYSGKAACVMLKDMSNNPTKWEGRKVLFVHTGGLLGLYDKVDQLSCLAGRWRKMDLEELIHAKGEWRTQELVEA, from the exons ATGGTACCCAATACTTCCATTCTCCGATTGTTCTCTCCTCACGTCGCAATCCACCGCTGGACCTCGACATCGGCCTACAGAGTGGCTCATACTTCTTCCGCATCCCAGATCAGCAGCTTCCTTTCTAAAAGGGTCTATACGCCGCCGCCTTGGGCTTCAGACCTCTCCGTCATCCCATCCCACAACTACACCCTCGGCCAA TTTCCAACTCCAATTCACAAATGGAACCTCCCCAATTTGCCAAAAGGCACAGAAGTATGGATCAAG CGGGATGATCTCACTGGCATGGAACTGAGCGGGAATAAAGTTCGGAAGCTCGAATTTCTGATGGCAGATGCCGTTGCACAGGGTGCCGATTGTGTTATCACTATCGGTGGTATCCAGAGCAACCATTGCCGAGCGACTGCCGTCGCTGCCAAGTACGTTAATCTTGATTGCTATCTGGTACTTGTTACCTCCAAG CTTCTTGTGAACGAAGATCCTGGTTTGGTTGGTAATCTCCTTGTCGAGAGATTATTGGGAGCGCACATTGACCTTGTCTCGAAAAGAGATTTTGTTAAAATTGGGGGTGTG GCTTTAACTGACTTGCTAAAAAAGAGGCTTTTGGAAAAAGGACGGAAGCCATATGTGATTTCTGGTGGTGGATCCAACTCATTGGGAGATTG GGGATATATTGAAGCAGTAAGGGAGATTGAGCAGCAAATTCAGTTATCTGGTGATGTTCAGTTTGATGACATTGTTGTTGCATGCGGCAG TGGTGGAACCGTTGCTGGTCTTGCTTTAGGATCACAATTGAGTAGCATAAAGGCAAAA GTCCATGGATTCTCTGTTTGTTATAACCctggacacttctatgacaatgtaCAAGGTCTCATTGATGGACTTCAACCTGATTTGAATTCCCATGATATAGTCAGGATTGAAGAT GCTAAGGGCTTAGGCTATGCCATGAGCACACCTGAAGAGCTTAAATTTGTGAAGGATATAGCTGCAGCAACAGGCATTGTGCTTGATCCAG TTTATAGCGGCAAGGCAGCGTGTGTTATGCTGAAAGACATGTCCAACAATCCAACCAAGTGGGAAGGGCGGAAGGTCCTCTTTGTCCATACTGGTGGTCTCCTTGGGTTGTATGATAAGGTGGATCAGTTGTCATGTTTGGCTGGGAGATGGCGCAAAATGGACCTTGAAGAATTGATCCATGCAAAGGGGGAATGGCGGACCCAGGAACTTGTTGAAGCTTAG